The sequence below is a genomic window from Kitasatospora kifunensis.
CGCTCACCCGAGCGGGCCCCCATCAGCACGTTCAGGCCCGCCACCGCCTCCGGACCGAAGACCAGCACGGCCCGGGGCGCGGTGCGCAGCCGCAGCATCTCGTAGAGCACGTCCGCGAAGGGCTGGACGGTGAGCGCGTGGCCGACCGCCGCCACCTCCGCCCGCTCGTCGGCCGCCGCCAGCTGCGCCAGGTCGCGCAGCATCGAGCGGCAGCGCACGTAGGCCTGGGCCCGGCCGCGCTCCAGCACCGGGCGATCCAGGCCGAAGATCCGGATCGTCTCGCGGCCCTTGGCGGTGCGCGGGCGGTAGGCGCCGGTGGCGAGCACCAGGTCGAGGTGGTCGGCGGGCTCCTCGGCGGTGGGGTCGATCAGCAGCGCGCGGCCCTGG
It includes:
- a CDS encoding HNH endonuclease; the protein is MIPLRRESLPEELTARLTARAERLSDRGGGARELWRDSRTIRRDLSIHLVAMAAGLSRCMYCGDSEGTSIDHFQPIALAPLRAFDWLNHLWACAFCNSNQKRDLYPMDRQGRALLIDPTAEEPADHLDLVLATGAYRPRTAKGRETIRIFGLDRPVLERGRAQAYVRCRSMLRDLAQLAAADERAEVAAVGHALTVQPFADVLYEMLRLRTAPRAVLVFGPEAVAGLNVLMGARSGERAPIDRR